A genomic segment from Methanothrix sp. encodes:
- a CDS encoding 2-oxoacid:acceptor oxidoreductase family protein: MRRDLGGHPGLYSEYPRKGGSAPGATHYCPGCGHGILHKLIGEAMADLGIQDRCVLLSPVGCAVFAYYYLDCGHVQAAHGRAPAIATGISRAEDDAIVISYQGDGDLASIGLNETIQAANRGEKMAVFFVNNTVYGMTGGQMAPTTLVGEVTSTTPTGRDPKEAGYPLHICEILDTLKAPVYIERVSLSDIEHIRKARRAVRKALEIQRDKKGYAFVEFLSPCPTILRMDARGVERFINEEMEKEFPLRRFRDRSAEAEPIVRMKSDFSKESLDRIFGVSGEKSIEPEHDPEFVTRSIRISGFGGQGVLSMGLALAQAAYLSRRFVSWYPDYGPEQRGGTSNCTVVISGEPIASPVVDEIDILVAFNRPSLEKFSSSVRELVLYDMLAGEFQGGVRSVPVPATEIATQKGAQQAANTAMLGALMASDRLGLPEDSFVGAIKDAFSKKPKLVPLNLEIFRAGADWVRKMVR, translated from the coding sequence ATGAGAAGGGATCTGGGCGGGCATCCGGGCCTTTACAGCGAGTATCCGCGAAAGGGAGGAAGCGCGCCAGGAGCGACACACTACTGTCCCGGCTGCGGTCATGGCATTCTTCACAAGCTGATAGGCGAGGCGATGGCGGATCTGGGCATACAGGACAGATGCGTCCTTCTGAGCCCTGTGGGATGTGCTGTCTTCGCCTACTACTACCTCGACTGCGGCCATGTCCAGGCAGCCCATGGGAGAGCTCCTGCGATAGCCACAGGGATCTCAAGGGCTGAGGACGATGCGATAGTGATCTCGTACCAGGGGGATGGTGATCTCGCCTCCATAGGTCTCAACGAGACGATACAGGCCGCGAACCGCGGGGAGAAGATGGCAGTTTTCTTCGTGAACAACACGGTCTACGGGATGACGGGCGGCCAGATGGCACCGACCACGCTGGTCGGAGAGGTCACATCCACGACGCCAACCGGCAGGGATCCAAAGGAGGCTGGCTATCCACTGCACATCTGCGAGATCCTGGACACGCTCAAGGCGCCTGTGTACATAGAGCGCGTCTCGTTGTCAGATATAGAGCACATTCGAAAGGCAAGAAGGGCGGTGAGAAAGGCGCTGGAGATACAGCGGGACAAGAAGGGGTATGCGTTTGTGGAGTTCCTCTCGCCATGCCCGACAATACTGAGGATGGACGCCAGGGGAGTTGAGCGCTTCATAAACGAGGAGATGGAGAAGGAGTTTCCGCTGAGGCGATTCCGGGATAGATCTGCAGAGGCCGAGCCGATTGTGCGGATGAAGAGCGATTTCTCAAAGGAGTCGCTTGACCGGATATTCGGTGTGTCTGGGGAAAAGTCGATAGAGCCTGAGCATGATCCGGAGTTTGTTACAAGGAGCATCAGGATCTCCGGATTTGGAGGGCAGGGAGTTCTCAGCATGGGTCTCGCGCTCGCCCAGGCAGCATACCTCTCACGCAGGTTCGTCTCATGGTACCCGGACTACGGCCCGGAGCAGAGGGGAGGAACATCGAACTGCACCGTGGTCATATCCGGAGAGCCGATAGCATCTCCTGTCGTGGATGAGATCGACATCCTGGTGGCGTTCAACCGCCCCTCTCTGGAGAAGTTCTCGTCCAGCGTCAGAGAGCTGGTTCTCTACGATATGCTCGCTGGCGAGTTTCAGGGAGGCGTCAGATCGGTACCTGTGCCCGCGACGGAGATAGCCACGCAGAAGGGAGCGCAGCAGGCTGCAAATACCGCGATGCTCGGCGCCCTCATGGCCTCCGACCGTCTCGGTCTTCCTGAGGACTCTTTTGTGGGCGCGATAAAGGATGCGTTCTCGAAGAAGCCAAAGCTGGTGCCGCTGAACCTGGAGATATTCAGGGCAGGGGCGGACTGGGTGCGGAAGATGGTTCGATGA
- a CDS encoding 3-methyl-2-oxobutanoate dehydrogenase subunit VorB, giving the protein MPSKLVAGNTAVVIGAMYAGCDCFFGYPITPASEILQEASRYFPMLGRKFVQAESEEAAINMVYGAAAAGHRVLAASSGPGMSLKQEGISYLAGAELPCVIVDINRAGPGLGNIGPEQSDYNQTVKGGGHGCYRNIVLAPNSVQEMCDLTMKAFDLAFKYRNPAVVLADGVLGHMVEPLRFPERAITPVIDTSWAVCGTKETRGNVITSIFLNFDELERHNLRLQEKYRRMRENEVSYETYRMDDADVVLVSYGISSRIARSAVDAARREGIRAGLFRPITLFPFPDMALKEIAERGCRFISVEMSDGQMREDIILATGADVELVSRYGGNLITREEIMRKIREVSR; this is encoded by the coding sequence ATGCCATCAAAGCTGGTAGCGGGCAACACAGCTGTTGTGATCGGGGCGATGTATGCTGGCTGCGACTGCTTCTTCGGCTACCCGATAACTCCTGCAAGTGAAATACTGCAGGAGGCCTCCCGGTACTTCCCGATGCTTGGGAGGAAGTTCGTCCAGGCTGAGTCTGAGGAGGCCGCGATAAACATGGTTTACGGGGCTGCGGCTGCCGGCCATAGGGTGCTGGCCGCCTCCTCAGGTCCAGGCATGAGCCTCAAGCAGGAGGGTATAAGCTACCTGGCAGGAGCGGAGCTCCCGTGCGTCATTGTCGATATCAACAGAGCAGGTCCAGGTTTGGGGAACATAGGGCCCGAGCAGTCGGATTACAACCAGACTGTCAAGGGCGGAGGGCACGGCTGCTACAGGAACATCGTGCTCGCTCCGAACTCGGTGCAGGAGATGTGCGATCTCACGATGAAAGCATTCGATCTGGCTTTCAAATACAGGAATCCCGCTGTGGTGCTTGCAGATGGCGTTCTGGGGCACATGGTCGAGCCGCTGAGGTTCCCTGAGAGAGCCATCACTCCTGTTATCGATACATCGTGGGCTGTCTGCGGCACAAAGGAGACCAGAGGGAATGTGATAACATCAATCTTCCTGAACTTCGACGAACTTGAAAGACACAACCTCAGGCTCCAGGAGAAGTACAGGCGGATGAGGGAGAACGAGGTCTCCTATGAGACCTACAGAATGGATGATGCAGATGTGGTTCTGGTATCGTATGGCATAAGCAGCAGGATCGCCAGGTCTGCGGTCGATGCCGCCAGGCGTGAGGGCATCAGGGCAGGTCTCTTCAGGCCCATAACGCTCTTCCCGTTCCCGGACATGGCGCTGAAGGAGATCGCTGAAAGGGGCTGCAGGTTCATATCTGTGGAGATGAGCGACGGTCAGATGAGGGAGGATATAATTCTCGCAACAGGCGCTGATGTTGAGCTTGTCTCGAGATACGGGGGCAATCTGATCACGCGCGAGGAGATCATGAGAAAGATCAGGGAGGTGAGCCGATGA
- a CDS encoding AMP-binding protein yields MASLLHKFVSRVEFDSYEDFRNNFRIIVPENFNFAYDVVDVYAEEQPDKIALVWCNDHGEERIFTFRDMKHWSDKAANLFRSYGIRKGDTVMLTLKSRYDFWICMIGLNKIGAVAIPSTHMLKAKDIVYRIKKANLKMVVCIIEDGVPEEVDLAHKELGDVDLIKAFVGGEDQERDGWINFRRALADASPDFTRPVGEEATRNEDVLIAYFTSGTTGYPKMVKHDQTYPLGHILTAKYWQNVMDDGLHYTVADTGWAKCAWGKIYGQWIAGSAVFVYDYDRFDAGRMMEKLAKYRVTTFCAPPTIYRFMIKGDMSKYDFSTLKYAVTAGEPLNPSVYEKFLEVTGLRLMEGYGQTETVVTIANFPWMEPKPGSMGKPAPGFDIILLKDSRPCEVGEEGEIVIRTDKGKPIGLFIDYHLDPDRVRNTWHDGYYHTGDTAWVDEDGYIWFVGRTDDMIKTSGYRVGPFEVESALMTHPAVLECAITGVPDPIRGQVIKATVVLTKGYTPSEELKRELQEHVKRITAPYKYPRIVEFVEELPKTISGKIRRVEIREKDKPYPVINITECKGCERCVLACPVNVLRMSEELNSRGYRYSVYAGDGCIGCGACYYTCPEPNALAVHIPSKGE; encoded by the coding sequence TTGGCATCGCTTCTGCACAAGTTCGTGTCAAGGGTCGAGTTCGACTCATACGAGGATTTCAGGAACAACTTCAGAATAATAGTTCCGGAGAACTTCAACTTCGCCTACGATGTCGTCGATGTTTACGCTGAGGAACAGCCTGATAAGATTGCTCTTGTCTGGTGCAACGATCACGGAGAGGAGAGGATATTCACATTCAGGGACATGAAGCACTGGAGCGACAAGGCTGCGAACCTCTTCAGGAGCTATGGAATCAGAAAAGGCGATACCGTGATGCTCACGCTGAAGAGCCGCTACGACTTCTGGATCTGCATGATAGGGCTCAACAAGATAGGAGCTGTGGCGATCCCGTCGACGCACATGCTGAAAGCAAAGGACATCGTCTACAGAATAAAAAAGGCGAACCTGAAGATGGTTGTGTGCATCATAGAGGATGGTGTGCCCGAGGAGGTCGATCTCGCTCACAAAGAGCTTGGCGATGTCGATCTCATAAAAGCGTTTGTGGGAGGAGAGGATCAGGAGAGGGATGGATGGATAAACTTCCGGCGTGCGCTTGCTGATGCATCTCCTGATTTCACAAGACCTGTGGGAGAGGAGGCCACCAGGAACGAGGATGTTCTTATAGCTTACTTCACCTCCGGAACCACCGGATATCCTAAGATGGTGAAGCACGACCAGACGTATCCGCTGGGTCACATACTGACAGCAAAGTACTGGCAGAATGTCATGGACGATGGACTGCACTACACGGTCGCGGATACAGGCTGGGCGAAGTGCGCCTGGGGCAAGATATACGGCCAGTGGATAGCTGGCTCAGCGGTCTTCGTCTACGACTACGACAGGTTTGACGCGGGAAGGATGATGGAGAAGCTCGCAAAATACAGGGTCACAACATTCTGCGCTCCTCCGACGATCTACAGGTTCATGATCAAGGGAGATATGTCGAAGTACGATTTCTCCACGTTGAAGTATGCGGTCACCGCAGGCGAGCCTTTGAACCCATCGGTGTATGAGAAGTTCCTGGAGGTAACAGGTCTCAGGCTCATGGAGGGCTACGGCCAGACCGAGACCGTGGTGACCATAGCGAACTTCCCGTGGATGGAGCCGAAGCCTGGATCGATGGGCAAGCCTGCCCCTGGCTTTGATATCATACTTCTTAAAGACAGCAGGCCTTGTGAGGTTGGAGAGGAGGGCGAGATAGTCATCCGCACGGACAAAGGGAAGCCGATAGGGCTCTTCATCGACTACCACCTCGATCCGGACAGGGTGAGGAACACCTGGCATGATGGATACTATCACACAGGAGATACCGCCTGGGTCGACGAGGACGGATACATATGGTTCGTCGGAAGGACAGACGACATGATAAAGACCTCCGGCTACAGGGTCGGGCCGTTTGAGGTCGAGAGCGCACTGATGACACATCCCGCAGTTCTGGAATGCGCGATAACAGGCGTTCCAGATCCCATCAGAGGGCAGGTGATCAAGGCGACGGTGGTTCTTACAAAAGGATACACCCCCTCAGAGGAGCTGAAGAGAGAGCTGCAGGAGCATGTCAAGAGGATAACAGCTCCCTACAAGTACCCCAGGATCGTGGAGTTTGTGGAGGAGCTCCCCAAGACAATAAGCGGGAAGATACGCAGGGTCGAGATAAGGGAGAAGGACAAGCCGTATCCTGTTATAAACATAACTGAGTGCAAGGGATGTGAGCGGTGCGTTCTCGCATGCCCTGTCAACGTGCTCAGGATGAGCGAGGAGCTGAACAGCAGGGGCTACAGGTATTCCGTGTACGCAGGCGACGGATGCATCGGATGCGGCGCGTGCTACTACACATGCCCTGAGCCGAACGCGCTTGCTGTTCACATACCATCGAAGGGCGAGTGA
- a CDS encoding XRE family transcriptional regulator: MNEKLEEIGSRIRELRELSKISPEEMAGYLKVPLETYCGYESGHLDIPASLLFKIAQRLDVDMSLLLTGQEPKMSIFTVTRKGEGVEVERRKQYRYQSLAGRFAHKKAEPFIVTVEPRSEKPAVYSHPGQEFDYILEGTIKIYIHNNEIVLNEGDSIFFDSSYDHAMEALNNRPARMLVIVM, encoded by the coding sequence ATGAACGAGAAGCTTGAGGAGATCGGATCGCGGATACGTGAGCTTCGAGAGCTCTCAAAGATATCACCTGAGGAGATGGCCGGTTATCTCAAAGTGCCGCTTGAGACGTACTGCGGCTACGAGTCAGGCCATCTCGATATACCGGCGAGCCTGCTTTTCAAGATCGCGCAGCGCCTCGATGTGGACATGAGCCTCCTGCTCACAGGCCAGGAGCCGAAGATGAGCATCTTCACCGTGACCAGAAAGGGAGAGGGCGTGGAGGTAGAGAGGAGGAAGCAGTACAGGTACCAGAGCCTTGCGGGAAGGTTCGCTCACAAGAAGGCGGAGCCGTTCATAGTCACCGTCGAGCCGAGGTCTGAAAAGCCAGCAGTATACAGCCACCCAGGCCAGGAGTTCGATTACATCCTCGAGGGGACCATAAAGATATACATCCACAACAACGAGATCGTCCTCAACGAGGGCGATTCGATATTCTTCGATTCGTCGTATGATCATGCCATGGAGGCTCTCAACAACAGACCTGCCAGGATGCTTGTCATTGTCATGTGA
- a CDS encoding U32 family peptidase, translated as MRSIGNAIPELLAPAGSWDALVAAVAAGADAVYLGGRRFNARMFAENFPSLEDAVDYAHARGVRVYVTVNTLVHDGEIHELEDYLTELCEIGADAILVQDPGVIRLAREIVPELELHASTQMTIHSTDGVIWAARNGLKRVVLARELSVDDIKNIKIVSDDLNIGLEVFVHGALCYSYSGQCLLSSSMGGRSGNRGMCAQPCRKPYSLLRGAADEYGRLRELKSDGVDGYLLSTRDLCTYLSLDRIVAAGIDALKIEGRMKSPEYVAVVTSVYREALDAIARGEWTPDEKEIQRLALAFNRGFTEGYILGADDIMGREMPDNRGVLVGRILNCSGGVAVVSATGIIPEPGDGAVLRSGSEEIGFVVRGKIYLRDGLLRLRVPEGARAGMDVYITRSARLKEDAESIIRRGRDRIPIDLRISFDNGVPVADVYLDGPSGRMELSVRGGFVMEAARTLPLSVSQIESHIRRTGGTQFVFREITVDYPGSLYTTPANLNQLRRDILKAAETALVRAHKRRCIVRRMPSLDRTGRRAERLRVSVYAGCLDVIDGALEGGAERVYFEPLIRDEHDLVSALERACDLCEGRAELVWKWPRITRDRFLRMAGDVLREISVDKIMVENLGALEAAERYGCRIFGGPGLNIWNSLSVCMLSGARALTLSPELSARQIASIASLRQRPDLELIAQGNIVIAVTEDRLISEGESCAIRDRKRIFPVRRDSTGVTNILNSVETCLLDHIPQISSMGVDYVAIDARWRTGRYAREMAEIYSRAAREPSAIPELKSRILRMAMGGITSGHFLRGVAEAGV; from the coding sequence ATGCGTTCGATAGGGAATGCGATACCGGAGCTTCTGGCGCCGGCCGGCTCATGGGATGCGCTTGTAGCGGCTGTTGCAGCTGGAGCGGATGCTGTCTACCTTGGAGGAAGGCGATTCAACGCGCGGATGTTCGCAGAGAACTTCCCCAGCCTGGAGGATGCTGTGGATTACGCCCACGCGAGGGGTGTCAGGGTCTATGTGACTGTGAACACTCTGGTTCACGATGGTGAGATCCACGAGCTGGAGGATTACCTCACAGAGCTCTGCGAGATCGGCGCAGACGCGATACTCGTGCAGGATCCTGGAGTCATCAGGCTCGCCAGGGAGATCGTGCCGGAGCTGGAGCTTCATGCCTCAACCCAGATGACGATCCACAGCACGGATGGGGTGATCTGGGCCGCAAGAAACGGGCTGAAGAGGGTGGTGCTCGCCAGAGAGCTGTCTGTTGATGATATAAAAAATATAAAAATAGTTTCTGATGATCTGAACATCGGGCTTGAGGTCTTTGTGCACGGTGCGCTCTGTTACTCCTACTCAGGTCAGTGCCTCTTGTCCTCATCGATGGGCGGGAGAAGCGGAAACCGCGGGATGTGCGCCCAGCCGTGCAGGAAGCCCTACAGCCTGCTCAGGGGCGCTGCGGACGAATACGGAAGGCTGAGAGAGCTGAAAAGTGATGGGGTTGATGGATATCTGCTCTCCACACGTGATCTCTGCACCTATCTGTCCCTTGATAGGATCGTAGCAGCCGGCATCGACGCGCTCAAGATCGAGGGGCGGATGAAGTCTCCAGAGTATGTTGCTGTTGTGACGAGTGTTTACAGAGAGGCTCTCGATGCCATCGCGAGAGGCGAGTGGACGCCGGATGAGAAAGAGATCCAGAGGCTCGCTCTCGCCTTCAACAGGGGATTTACAGAAGGGTACATCCTGGGCGCAGATGATATCATGGGAAGGGAGATGCCGGATAACAGGGGCGTCCTGGTGGGCAGGATCCTGAACTGCTCAGGCGGTGTCGCAGTTGTATCTGCCACCGGGATCATCCCAGAGCCCGGTGACGGGGCTGTGCTACGCTCCGGATCCGAGGAGATCGGATTCGTTGTGAGAGGGAAGATATATCTGAGGGATGGTCTGCTCAGGCTCAGGGTGCCTGAGGGTGCTCGGGCAGGAATGGATGTTTACATAACGCGATCCGCACGCCTGAAGGAGGATGCTGAGAGCATCATCAGAAGAGGCAGAGATAGAATCCCCATCGATCTGAGGATATCATTCGATAACGGGGTGCCGGTTGCGGATGTGTATCTCGATGGTCCATCGGGAAGGATGGAGTTATCCGTGAGAGGGGGCTTTGTCATGGAGGCTGCGAGAACGCTTCCACTGAGCGTCTCACAGATAGAATCCCACATCAGGAGAACCGGCGGCACCCAGTTCGTCTTCAGGGAGATCACAGTCGATTATCCTGGGAGTCTTTACACCACGCCGGCGAACCTCAACCAGCTTCGCAGAGATATCCTCAAGGCTGCGGAGACAGCTCTTGTGCGTGCTCACAAAAGAAGGTGCATCGTAAGAAGAATGCCATCCCTCGATAGAACTGGGAGGAGAGCTGAGCGGCTGAGGGTATCGGTTTATGCCGGCTGCCTGGATGTGATTGATGGAGCGCTGGAGGGTGGCGCGGAGAGGGTGTACTTCGAGCCGCTGATCAGGGATGAGCACGATCTGGTCTCTGCCCTTGAGAGGGCATGCGATCTCTGCGAGGGGCGCGCAGAGCTGGTCTGGAAGTGGCCCCGGATAACCAGGGATCGTTTCCTCCGCATGGCCGGGGACGTTCTGCGCGAGATTTCAGTTGATAAGATCATGGTAGAGAACCTGGGCGCTCTCGAGGCCGCAGAGCGATACGGATGCAGGATCTTCGGAGGTCCGGGGCTGAACATCTGGAACTCACTCAGCGTCTGCATGCTCTCCGGAGCGAGAGCCCTGACGCTCTCGCCTGAGCTCTCCGCCCGCCAGATCGCCTCCATCGCGTCCCTCCGGCAGAGACCCGATCTCGAGCTGATCGCCCAGGGGAACATCGTGATCGCTGTGACAGAGGACAGGCTCATCTCAGAGGGAGAGAGCTGCGCGATCAGGGACCGCAAGCGCATCTTTCCTGTCAGGAGGGATTCCACAGGTGTAACGAACATACTGAACAGCGTGGAGACCTGCCTCCTGGATCACATCCCGCAGATCTCCTCTATGGGTGTGGATTATGTGGCGATAGATGCCAGATGGAGGACCGGCAGGTACGCCAGGGAGATGGCAGAGATCTACTCGAGGGCAGCGAGGGAGCCTTCAGCGATCCCGGAGCTCAAAAGCAGGATCCTGCGAATGGCCATGGGCGGGATCACCTCAGGTCACTTCCTCAGGGGAGTTGCAGAGGCAGGCGTGTAG